Part of the Leclercia sp. AS011 genome is shown below.
CTCAATTTTTTGCCGCGCGCAGTGTAAAGCACATCGCCTGCCCAGACTACGTCTTTCGCGCAGGAACTACTCATTACCCCACTGATTGAGGAAATTGGCGATATCGTCAATGCGCTGGGTGTTGATGCCCGCTTCCACCGCCATCTCGGTCTGGGCCTCTTCGCTGATCTCTTCGTTATTCATTAAACGGGTGATCAGCAGCTGGAAATAGAGCGCCAGGGGATCGCGTTCGGCTTCACTCACCGGCGTTGCGGCTTCCGTCGTGTACTCATCCACGATGTCATAATATTTAATCGGTACGTCGTTGCTCATTCGTTATCCTCTGGGTGTCGGTTGCTGCCTGGATAATAGCATCCTCAGCTCTTTTTTTCCGCGAGCTCCACAATAGACTTGCTCATGTTGACCCCCGTAATCCCAAAACCGCTGGTCTCGTAGAGATGCCGGGCACGGGCATTATTACCCGCCACACGGAGTCTGATCTCTTTAAAACCCTTCTCACGTAGATGCGCTT
Proteins encoded:
- a CDS encoding YmjA family protein translates to MSNDVPIKYYDIVDEYTTEAATPVSEAERDPLALYFQLLITRLMNNEEISEEAQTEMAVEAGINTQRIDDIANFLNQWGNE